In Leptospira sp. WS58.C1, a single genomic region encodes these proteins:
- a CDS encoding HdeD family acid-resistance protein, with the protein MTTLITQESKHWWLQILVGALWLLTGTVTILFPGQSFLVLALAFSIILAATGVSHILFSLYNRKYTEIFIWNLVVGILDVLIGSLLFIHPEITAVTLPFVFGFLLIFRSISLISFSIEIRRLRNSHWGYVLILGISTLLFAIFVLFFPLIGIFTIIFWTGIGFFISGMGNLYLGWKEFKIERSRK; encoded by the coding sequence ATGACAACTTTAATAACTCAAGAATCAAAACATTGGTGGCTTCAAATATTAGTCGGTGCCCTTTGGCTTCTAACGGGAACGGTGACGATTCTATTTCCCGGACAAAGTTTTTTAGTATTGGCACTTGCATTCTCAATCATTCTGGCCGCAACCGGAGTTAGCCATATCCTATTTTCCTTATACAATAGGAAATACACTGAAATATTCATTTGGAATTTAGTTGTCGGTATCTTAGACGTTCTGATCGGCTCCTTATTATTCATTCATCCGGAGATCACTGCTGTCACACTTCCCTTTGTATTCGGATTTTTGCTGATTTTTCGTTCAATTTCCCTAATATCTTTTTCTATAGAAATTCGAAGACTAAGGAACTCTCATTGGGGATATGTCCTTATTCTAGGGATTTCCACCCTACTTTTCGCAATATTCGTATTATTCTTTCCTTTGATCGGGATATTTACGATTATTTTTTGGACCGGAATCGGGTTTTTCATCTCTGGGATGGGAAATTTATACTTAGGTTGGAAAGAGTTCAAGATAGAAAGATCTAGAAAATAA
- a CDS encoding MBL fold metallo-hydrolase, with translation MKNINRSGKWLVPILISILAGSFFYTCQALGKQAEGERFIRMQGSPQWKEGQFVNPQPLINDFWRAIGSMFHPSADVTPKDPVPVVFVEKSRFSKFPESGLRVTWFGHSSSLVELDGVRILTDPVWSDRTSPSSWIGPKRWYPPLISLEDLPEIDLVLISHDHYDHMDFGTISKLKDRNTLFVVPLGLGANLSHWGVPEEKIVELDWWESKKIKDLEIVSTPARHASGRYLLDNDEKLWSSYALLGPKHRVYFSGDTGLFPKMKEIGAKYGPFDLTMIETGQYNQAWPDWHIGPEQAVIAHAQLRGKVLLPIHWGLFALASHGWTEPVERVLEKSKELGVTVITPKPGESLEPDLQKDYIAWWPKLPFNSSKEDPIVSSQLEEDTASSGVIK, from the coding sequence ATGAAAAACATAAATCGATCCGGAAAATGGTTGGTTCCGATATTGATCTCTATCTTGGCCGGTTCCTTTTTTTATACCTGCCAAGCGCTGGGTAAACAAGCGGAAGGAGAAAGGTTTATTCGAATGCAAGGATCTCCCCAATGGAAAGAAGGGCAATTCGTAAATCCTCAACCTCTGATCAACGATTTCTGGAGAGCTATAGGCAGTATGTTCCACCCAAGCGCCGATGTAACTCCCAAAGATCCTGTGCCTGTAGTTTTTGTGGAAAAATCGAGATTTTCAAAATTTCCAGAGTCCGGTTTAAGGGTTACCTGGTTTGGACATTCCTCTTCTTTGGTAGAATTGGATGGAGTTAGGATCTTAACCGATCCTGTTTGGTCGGACAGAACTTCTCCTTCTTCTTGGATCGGACCAAAAAGATGGTATCCTCCTTTAATCTCTTTGGAAGATCTCCCGGAAATAGATTTGGTATTAATTTCACACGATCATTACGATCATATGGATTTCGGGACGATTTCCAAATTGAAAGATCGAAACACGTTATTTGTCGTTCCCTTAGGTTTAGGAGCCAATCTTTCTCACTGGGGTGTTCCTGAGGAAAAGATCGTGGAATTGGACTGGTGGGAAAGTAAAAAGATCAAGGACCTGGAAATAGTAAGCACTCCGGCTAGGCATGCTTCCGGTAGATATCTTTTGGACAACGACGAAAAACTTTGGTCCAGTTACGCTTTGCTCGGGCCTAAACATCGGGTTTATTTTTCGGGAGATACGGGTTTGTTTCCAAAAATGAAAGAGATCGGTGCAAAATACGGTCCTTTCGATCTGACTATGATAGAGACGGGGCAATACAACCAGGCATGGCCAGATTGGCATATCGGTCCTGAACAAGCGGTGATCGCTCATGCCCAGCTTAGAGGAAAGGTATTACTCCCGATCCATTGGGGACTGTTTGCTCTTGCATCACACGGTTGGACGGAGCCTGTGGAAAGAGTTTTAGAAAAATCTAAAGAACTTGGAGTTACTGTGATTACTCCTAAACCAGGAGAAAGTTTGGAACCTGATTTACAAAAAGATTATATTGCTTGGTGGCCTAAACTCCCGTTTAATTCCTCCAAAGAAGATCCGATCGTATCTAGCCAGCTTGAAGAAGATACTGCGAGTAGCGGGGTGATTAAATGA
- a CDS encoding Hsp20/alpha crystallin family protein: MNSITKPTDHFLNLSNLDHFFQSWNELLNRSPFQHIPAVNVVKTKEGYEMDFAAPGLEKGDFKIDLEGDQLTVSAEKKSESKQEDKTYSKREYNYSSFSRTFTLPDNVIKDQISAKYDNGVLKLTIPRKELEAPKKAVKIGVN; the protein is encoded by the coding sequence ATGAATAGTATAACCAAACCAACGGATCATTTTTTGAATCTTTCCAATTTGGATCATTTCTTCCAATCCTGGAACGAGTTATTGAATAGAAGCCCCTTCCAACATATCCCGGCAGTTAACGTGGTAAAGACGAAGGAAGGATATGAAATGGATTTCGCGGCTCCCGGCTTGGAAAAAGGGGATTTTAAAATCGATCTAGAAGGCGACCAGCTTACCGTAAGCGCGGAAAAAAAATCCGAATCCAAACAAGAGGACAAAACCTATAGCAAGCGAGAATACAATTATTCTTCCTTTAGCAGGACATTCACTCTTCCGGATAATGTTATTAAGGATCAAATCAGCGCTAAATACGATAACGGAGTGTTAAAGCTCACTATTCCTAGAAAGGAACTAGAAGCGCCCAAAAAAGCGGTTAAGATCGGAGTAAATTAA
- a CDS encoding PAS domain S-box protein, translating into MGNERRLKDVLDNMPILFFSLDENLRPVSWNHECEKVLGYSFIEILNDPSFSFRNLIPDRGESAGFNPGLLDSDFKNWELDLVSKGGKSKLVSLSNISSEFPLFGSMKWFVGVDITRTKEIERELKSSLKELSDFQKALNAVSIVAITDKAGTIIYVNQNFCDISGYSRDELLGHTHRVVNSGYHPKEFFADLWKTISKGKIWKGEIKNRAKDGKYYWVDTTISPILDVNGKPYQYLAIRNDITERKETEEKARHAENNLKILQDRMSPHFLFNTLSIIHSYLQTNPGLADSAILMLADNYRFLMDQANQQLVPFDIEWEFMENYLQLLKLRFSDFLEVEFEKSGNFKQCQIPPLTLQPLVENSYIHGLRDRKGKGKISVKALMKDDKTMVTIRDNGKGLKDSNILSRSIVNISERLKFYLYDSEVKIENHPEGGAIVTIGFKSAKN; encoded by the coding sequence ATGGGCAATGAAAGAAGGTTGAAAGATGTTTTGGATAATATGCCTATTCTTTTCTTTTCCTTGGACGAGAATCTTAGACCTGTTTCTTGGAACCATGAATGCGAAAAAGTTTTGGGATATTCTTTTATCGAGATCTTAAACGATCCCAGTTTTTCTTTTCGAAATTTGATCCCAGATAGAGGGGAATCTGCCGGATTCAATCCCGGACTTCTGGATTCGGATTTTAAGAATTGGGAATTGGATCTGGTTTCCAAAGGAGGAAAGTCCAAATTAGTCTCCCTTTCTAATATCTCCTCGGAATTTCCGCTTTTCGGTTCCATGAAATGGTTCGTCGGTGTGGATATTACTAGAACCAAAGAGATAGAACGAGAATTAAAAAGTTCTTTAAAGGAACTGTCTGATTTTCAGAAAGCGCTGAATGCCGTATCTATCGTTGCGATTACCGATAAGGCTGGAACGATCATCTACGTGAACCAAAACTTCTGCGATATTAGCGGATATTCCAGAGACGAATTGTTAGGACATACTCATAGGGTAGTCAATTCCGGATACCATCCGAAGGAGTTTTTCGCAGATCTTTGGAAGACGATTTCCAAAGGAAAAATTTGGAAAGGAGAAATTAAAAACAGAGCTAAAGACGGAAAATATTACTGGGTGGATACCACCATTTCCCCAATTTTGGACGTCAATGGAAAGCCGTATCAATATCTGGCGATCCGCAACGATATCACAGAAAGAAAAGAAACGGAAGAGAAGGCGAGGCACGCCGAGAACAATCTAAAGATCCTTCAAGATCGGATGAGTCCTCATTTCCTATTTAATACGTTGAGCATCATTCATTCCTATCTCCAGACAAACCCAGGGCTTGCGGATTCCGCCATTTTAATGCTCGCAGATAATTACAGATTTTTAATGGATCAGGCAAACCAACAGCTTGTCCCTTTCGATATAGAATGGGAATTTATGGAAAATTATCTACAACTTTTGAAACTTAGGTTTTCCGACTTTTTAGAAGTGGAGTTCGAAAAATCGGGTAATTTTAAACAATGCCAGATCCCGCCCTTGACCTTACAACCTTTAGTGGAAAATTCCTATATTCACGGTTTAAGAGATAGAAAAGGAAAAGGAAAGATCAGCGTTAAAGCTTTGATGAAGGATGACAAGACCATGGTAACGATAAGGGATAATGGAAAGGGATTAAAGGATTCCAATATTCTTTCCAGGAGCATTGTGAACATTTCCGAACGTCTGAAATTTTATCTTTACGATTCGGAAGTGAAGATCGAAAATCACCCCGAGGGCGGGGCGATCGTCACGATCGGTTTTAAATCCGCGAAAAATTAA